One window of the Pseudomonas knackmussii B13 genome contains the following:
- the pstA gene encoding phosphate ABC transporter permease PstA, which translates to MSGNESLYRMRALKNNIAMVLSCGATLFGLMWLAWILLTTISHGVSALNLDLFTKMTPPPGTEGGLANAFYGSALMSLLALLIGTPIGLMAGIWLAEYARHTRMGMVVRFINDILLSAPSIVLGLFVYTSVILPLNYLSDHRIGFSAIAGALALALLVIPVVVRTTDEMLQLQPTTMREAALALGVPQWKLTLQIILRAARAGVVTGILLALARITGETAPLLFTAFGNQFWSSDLLKPMANVPVVIFQYAMSPFDDWHALAWAGALVLTLFVLMLSLTSRLILLRNRAS; encoded by the coding sequence ATGAGCGGCAACGAAAGCCTTTACCGCATGCGTGCGCTGAAGAACAACATCGCGATGGTTCTCAGCTGCGGCGCTACCCTGTTCGGCCTGATGTGGCTGGCGTGGATCCTGCTGACCACCATCAGCCACGGTGTCAGCGCGCTGAACCTCGACCTGTTCACCAAGATGACTCCGCCGCCGGGCACCGAGGGTGGCCTGGCCAACGCCTTCTACGGCAGTGCGCTGATGAGCCTGCTGGCGCTGCTGATCGGCACGCCGATCGGCCTGATGGCCGGCATCTGGCTGGCTGAATACGCCCGCCACACCCGCATGGGCATGGTGGTGCGCTTCATCAACGACATCCTGCTGTCGGCGCCGTCGATCGTACTGGGTCTGTTCGTCTATACCAGCGTGATCCTGCCGCTGAACTACCTCAGCGACCATCGCATCGGCTTCTCCGCCATTGCCGGCGCCCTGGCCCTGGCGCTGCTGGTGATCCCGGTGGTGGTGCGGACCACCGACGAGATGCTCCAGCTGCAGCCGACCACCATGCGCGAAGCCGCGCTGGCCCTCGGCGTGCCGCAATGGAAGCTGACCCTGCAGATCATCCTGCGCGCCGCTCGCGCCGGGGTGGTCACCGGCATCCTGCTGGCGCTGGCGCGCATCACCGGCGAAACCGCGCCGCTGCTGTTCACCGCCTTCGGCAACCAGTTCTGGAGCAGCGACCTGCTCAAACCCATGGCCAACGTACCGGTAGTGATCTTCCAGTACGCCATGAGCCCCTTCGACGACTGGCACGCCCTCGCCTGGGCCGGTGCCTTGGTGCTGACGCTCTTCGTACTGATGCTCAGCCTGACCTCCCGTCTCATCCTCTTGCGCAATAGGGCATCCTGA
- the pstC gene encoding phosphate ABC transporter permease subunit PstC, which translates to MSIDSLQSAKEAEDRALRDQRHDRWFRNSMFGAAVLVLLLLAGVAGSTLWGGSLAFTTFGLDFLTSTKWDAVNNQFGALVPIYGTLVTSFLALLIAVPVSFGIAIFLTELAPTWLRMPVAAAVELLAGIPSIIYGMWGLFIFGPFMAEHLAPGINDYLGALPLIGGLFQGPPLGIGMLSAGIVLAIMIIPFITSVMNEVFHSVPTTLKESAYALGNTTWEVVWDIVLPYTRSAVVGGIFLGLGRALGETMAVTFVLGNSQQFSASLMMPSSSIASVIANEFSEAYTDLHRSSLIALGFLLFVVTFVVLAAARLMLLRLSKKEGL; encoded by the coding sequence ATGAGCATCGACAGTCTGCAGTCCGCCAAAGAGGCGGAGGACCGTGCCTTGCGCGACCAGCGCCACGACCGCTGGTTCCGCAATTCCATGTTCGGCGCCGCAGTCCTCGTACTGCTGCTGCTGGCCGGTGTCGCCGGCTCCACCCTCTGGGGCGGCAGCCTGGCCTTCACGACCTTTGGCCTGGACTTCCTCACCAGCACCAAATGGGATGCGGTGAACAACCAGTTTGGCGCCCTGGTACCGATCTACGGCACCCTGGTGACCTCCTTCCTCGCCCTGTTGATCGCCGTGCCGGTCAGTTTCGGCATCGCCATCTTCCTCACCGAGCTCGCGCCCACCTGGCTGCGCATGCCGGTGGCGGCCGCAGTCGAGTTGCTCGCCGGTATTCCGTCGATCATCTACGGCATGTGGGGCCTGTTCATCTTCGGCCCGTTCATGGCCGAGCACCTAGCGCCCGGGATCAACGATTACCTGGGCGCGTTGCCGTTGATCGGCGGCCTGTTCCAGGGCCCGCCGCTGGGCATCGGCATGCTCAGCGCCGGCATCGTCCTGGCGATCATGATCATTCCCTTCATCACTTCGGTGATGAACGAGGTGTTCCACAGCGTACCGACCACCCTCAAGGAGTCGGCCTACGCCCTGGGCAACACCACCTGGGAAGTGGTCTGGGACATCGTCCTGCCGTACACCCGCTCGGCGGTGGTCGGCGGCATCTTCCTCGGCCTCGGCCGCGCCCTTGGCGAAACCATGGCGGTGACCTTCGTGCTGGGCAACTCCCAGCAGTTCTCGGCATCGCTGATGATGCCCAGCTCGTCCATCGCCTCGGTGATCGCCAACGAGTTCAGTGAGGCCTACACCGACCTGCACCGCTCCTCGCTGATCGCCCTGGGCTTCCTGCTGTTCGTGGTCACCTTCGTCGTTCTCGCCGCGGCGCGCCTGATGCTGTTGCGCCTGTCCAAGAAGGAGGGCCTCTGA
- the pstS gene encoding phosphate ABC transporter substrate-binding protein PstS, which produces MLLSKTRLSVLLASMALTGLAHATDVTGAGSSFVYPVLSKWSQEYSKSSSNRINYQSIGSGGGIAQIKAATVDFGASDAPLSADDLKAAGLGQFPSVIGGIVPVVNLEGVAPGKLRLDGEVLGKIFMGSITDWNDPAIAALNPDLKLPAAKITVVHRSDGSGTSFNFTNYLSKASAEWKEKVGFGTTVPWPVGMGGKGNEGVSAYVKQVKNSIGYVEYAYALQNKMSYASLKNAAGKFVEPNAKAFQAAADTADWSSAKDFNLIMTNAPGDNAWPITATTWIIMYKQPKNAEQAAAAFHFFKWSLENGQQQAASLDYVALPKSLVERIEGYWKSDFAR; this is translated from the coding sequence ATGCTGCTTAGCAAAACCCGCTTGTCTGTGCTGCTGGCTTCCATGGCCCTGACCGGCCTGGCCCATGCCACCGATGTTACCGGCGCCGGCTCGAGCTTCGTCTATCCGGTCCTGTCCAAGTGGTCGCAGGAATACAGCAAGAGCTCCAGCAATCGCATCAACTACCAGTCGATCGGCTCCGGCGGCGGCATCGCCCAGATCAAGGCCGCTACCGTTGACTTCGGCGCCTCCGACGCCCCGCTGTCCGCCGACGACCTGAAAGCCGCTGGCCTGGGCCAGTTCCCGAGCGTGATCGGCGGCATCGTGCCGGTGGTCAACCTCGAAGGCGTCGCCCCGGGCAAACTGCGCCTGGACGGCGAAGTGCTTGGCAAGATCTTCATGGGCTCGATCACTGACTGGAACGACCCGGCCATCGCCGCGCTGAACCCGGACCTGAAGCTGCCGGCTGCCAAGATCACCGTCGTACACCGTTCGGACGGCTCGGGCACCTCCTTCAACTTCACCAACTACCTGTCCAAGGCCAGCGCCGAGTGGAAAGAAAAGGTCGGCTTCGGCACCACCGTACCCTGGCCGGTTGGCATGGGCGGCAAGGGTAACGAAGGCGTTTCCGCCTACGTGAAGCAGGTCAAGAACTCCATCGGCTACGTCGAGTACGCCTACGCCTTGCAGAACAAGATGTCCTACGCCTCGCTGAAGAACGCCGCCGGCAAGTTCGTCGAGCCGAACGCCAAGGCCTTCCAGGCTGCTGCCGACACTGCCGACTGGTCGAGCGCCAAGGACTTCAACCTGATCATGACCAACGCTCCGGGCGACAACGCGTGGCCGATCACCGCCACCACCTGGATCATCATGTACAAGCAACCGAAGAACGCTGAGCAGGCCGCTGCGGCCTTCCACTTCTTCAAGTGGTCCCTGGAGAACGGCCAGCAACAAGCCGCTTCCCTGGACTACGTCGCTCTGCCGAAGTCCCTGGTCGAGCGCATCGAAGGCTACTGGAAGTCGGACTTCGCTCGCTGA
- a CDS encoding M14 family metallopeptidase → MDIRCDFDSGNIQVIDASNPQNVRLALRPDLKSPHFQWFHFRADGLQPGQRYEFCLTNAGQSSYKGGWPGYRAVASFDQRDWFRVPTRFDEEGLHFSLDAEQPQAWFAYFEPYSRERHAALIRTAVEEAGAELIATGKSIEGRDIELLRVRRNPQAQRKLWLIAQQHPGEHMAEWFMEGLIERLRQRDDAELNGLLEQAELYLVPNMNPDGAFRGHLRTNAAGTDLNRAWQAPSAEASPEVLFVQEQMRQYGVDLFLDIHGDEEIPYVFAAACEGNPGYSPRQAHLEQAFRAGLEARGEFQSVHGYPHDEPGQANMTLACNFVGETYQCLSLTLEMPFKDHDLSPDARTGWSGARAKKLAGAVLSTLASLVDELR, encoded by the coding sequence ATGGACATTCGTTGCGACTTCGACAGCGGCAACATCCAGGTCATCGACGCCAGCAACCCGCAGAACGTGCGTCTGGCGCTGCGCCCCGACCTGAAGAGCCCGCATTTCCAGTGGTTCCACTTCCGCGCCGACGGCCTGCAGCCGGGCCAGCGCTATGAGTTCTGCCTGACCAACGCCGGGCAATCGAGCTACAAGGGCGGCTGGCCGGGCTACCGCGCGGTGGCTTCCTTCGACCAGCGCGACTGGTTCCGCGTACCCACTCGCTTCGACGAGGAAGGGCTGCACTTCAGCCTCGACGCCGAGCAGCCGCAGGCCTGGTTCGCCTATTTCGAGCCGTACAGCCGCGAGCGCCATGCCGCGCTGATCCGCACTGCCGTCGAGGAAGCCGGCGCCGAGCTGATCGCCACCGGCAAGAGCATCGAGGGGCGCGACATCGAGCTGCTGCGCGTCCGTCGCAACCCGCAGGCACAGCGCAAGCTCTGGCTGATCGCCCAGCAGCACCCCGGCGAGCACATGGCCGAGTGGTTCATGGAAGGGCTGATCGAGCGCCTGCGCCAGCGCGATGACGCGGAGCTCAACGGGCTGCTCGAACAGGCCGAGCTGTACCTGGTGCCGAACATGAACCCTGACGGCGCCTTCCGCGGCCATCTGCGTACCAATGCCGCAGGCACCGACCTCAACCGCGCCTGGCAGGCGCCAAGCGCCGAGGCGAGTCCGGAAGTGCTGTTCGTCCAGGAACAGATGCGCCAGTACGGCGTGGACCTGTTCCTCGACATACACGGCGATGAGGAGATCCCCTACGTCTTCGCCGCCGCCTGCGAGGGCAACCCCGGCTACAGCCCGCGTCAAGCGCATCTGGAGCAGGCATTCCGCGCGGGGCTGGAAGCGCGCGGCGAGTTCCAGAGCGTGCATGGCTATCCGCATGACGAGCCGGGCCAGGCGAACATGACGCTGGCCTGCAACTTCGTCGGCGAAACCTACCAGTGCCTGTCGTTGACCCTGGAAATGCCCTTCAAGGACCACGACCTGTCGCCCGATGCCCGCACCGGCTGGAGCGGCGCGCGGGCGAAGAAGCTGGCCGGCGCTGTGCTCTCGACCCTGGCGAGCCTGGTCGACGAACTGCGCTGA
- the lpdA gene encoding dihydrolipoyl dehydrogenase → MSDYDVIVIGGGPGGYNAAIRAGQLGLKVACVEGRETLGGTCLNVGCMPSKALLHASELYEAASGGEFARLGIQVTPSLDLAQMMKQKDESVTALTKGVEFLFRKNKVEWIKGWGRLDGPGKVVVSAADGSSSSHTAKDVIIATGSEPTPLPGVTIDNKRILDSTGALSLPEVPKHLVVIGAGVIGLELGSVWRRLGAEVTVLEYLDRICPGMDDETAKTFQRALTKQGMKFRLGSKVTQAKATAKQVSLQVEPAAGGAAEAIEADYVLVAIGRRPYTQGLGLETVGLQVDKRGMLANEHLRSGVPGVWVIGDVTAGPMLAHKAEEEAVAVAELIAGKAGEVNYDVIPGVIYTSPEVATVGKTEEQLKAEGRAYKVGKFPFTANSRAKINHETEGFVKVLADERSDEILGVHMVGPNVGDMIAEFCVAMEFAAASEDVARTCHPHPTRSEALRQAAMAVEGWAMQA, encoded by the coding sequence ATGAGCGATTACGACGTCATCGTCATCGGCGGCGGTCCGGGCGGCTACAACGCCGCCATCCGCGCCGGCCAGCTGGGCCTGAAGGTGGCCTGCGTGGAGGGCCGCGAAACCCTCGGCGGCACCTGCCTGAACGTCGGATGCATGCCGTCCAAGGCGCTGCTGCACGCCTCCGAACTGTACGAGGCGGCCAGCGGCGGCGAGTTCGCCCGCCTCGGCATCCAGGTCACGCCGAGCCTGGACCTGGCGCAGATGATGAAACAGAAGGACGAGAGCGTGACCGCGCTGACCAAGGGCGTGGAGTTCCTCTTCCGCAAGAACAAGGTCGAGTGGATCAAGGGTTGGGGCCGCCTCGACGGACCGGGCAAGGTGGTGGTCAGCGCCGCCGACGGCTCCAGCAGCAGCCACACGGCGAAGGACGTGATCATCGCCACCGGCTCCGAACCTACTCCGCTGCCGGGCGTGACCATCGACAACAAACGCATCCTCGACTCCACCGGCGCCCTTTCGCTGCCGGAAGTGCCCAAGCACCTAGTGGTGATCGGCGCCGGGGTGATCGGCCTGGAGCTGGGCTCGGTCTGGCGCCGCCTGGGCGCCGAGGTGACTGTCCTGGAATACCTCGACCGCATCTGTCCGGGCATGGACGACGAGACGGCGAAGACCTTCCAGCGCGCCCTGACCAAGCAGGGCATGAAGTTCCGCCTGGGCAGCAAGGTGACCCAGGCCAAGGCCACGGCGAAGCAGGTCAGCCTGCAGGTCGAGCCGGCCGCAGGCGGCGCCGCCGAAGCCATCGAAGCGGACTACGTGCTGGTCGCCATCGGCCGCCGCCCCTACACCCAAGGCCTCGGCCTGGAAACCGTCGGCCTGCAGGTCGACAAGCGCGGCATGCTCGCCAATGAGCACCTGCGCAGCGGCGTGCCGGGCGTCTGGGTGATCGGCGACGTCACCGCCGGCCCGATGCTGGCGCACAAGGCCGAGGAAGAAGCCGTCGCGGTGGCCGAGCTGATCGCCGGCAAGGCCGGCGAGGTCAACTACGACGTCATCCCCGGCGTCATCTACACCTCCCCGGAAGTGGCCACCGTGGGCAAGACCGAGGAACAGCTCAAGGCCGAAGGCCGCGCCTACAAGGTCGGCAAGTTCCCCTTCACGGCCAACAGCCGGGCGAAGATCAACCACGAGACCGAAGGCTTCGTGAAGGTCCTGGCGGACGAGCGCAGCGACGAAATCCTCGGCGTGCACATGGTCGGACCGAACGTTGGCGACATGATCGCCGAGTTCTGCGTGGCCATGGAGTTCGCCGCCGCTTCCGAGGACGTGGCGCGCACCTGCCACCCGCACCCGACCCGCTCCGAGGCCCTGCGCCAGGCGGCGATGGCAGTGGAAGGCTGGGCCATGCAGGCGTGA
- a CDS encoding GlxA family transcriptional regulator, whose amino-acid sequence MDKPRRIASLIYPDVMSLDVTGPLQVFASANVERQRQGLPAAYEILVLGEQAGPVPTSAGLRIYADAAWRETPLSSLDTLLIPGGAGVTEQRRNTALLAWLHSAEREVRRLGSVCSGALLLAAAGVLDGRSATTHWADVDNLRECYPSVHVQGDRLHTYDPSRRDGDDHVFTSAGVTAGIDLALALVEADLGRPIALAVARRLVMFLKRPGGQAQFSTWLTPEPVRAPRLAALLEWIPANLGADLSLEALAEQACMSPRTLSRVFISELGLAPGRYVEKVRLEAARALLQDAQASIGTVARLCGFGHPENLRRTFHKHLSVSPQEYAERFGLLADA is encoded by the coding sequence ATGGACAAGCCGCGCCGCATCGCCAGCCTGATCTACCCGGACGTCATGAGCCTCGACGTCACCGGGCCGCTGCAGGTGTTCGCCTCGGCGAATGTCGAACGCCAGCGCCAGGGCTTGCCTGCCGCCTATGAAATCCTCGTGCTCGGCGAGCAAGCCGGCCCGGTGCCTACCTCCGCTGGCCTGCGCATTTACGCCGATGCGGCCTGGCGTGAGACGCCCCTTTCCAGCCTCGACACCTTGCTGATCCCCGGTGGCGCCGGCGTCACCGAACAGCGCAGGAACACCGCCCTGCTCGCCTGGCTGCATAGCGCCGAGCGCGAAGTGCGCCGCCTCGGCTCGGTGTGCTCGGGTGCGCTGCTGCTGGCCGCCGCCGGCGTGCTCGACGGGCGTAGCGCCACCACCCACTGGGCGGACGTCGACAACCTGCGCGAGTGCTATCCCTCGGTGCACGTCCAGGGCGACCGCCTGCACACCTACGACCCGAGCCGGCGCGACGGCGACGATCACGTCTTCACCTCCGCCGGTGTCACTGCCGGCATCGACCTCGCCCTCGCATTGGTCGAGGCCGACCTTGGCCGGCCAATCGCCCTCGCTGTCGCACGGCGCCTGGTGATGTTCCTCAAACGCCCCGGCGGCCAGGCGCAGTTCAGCACCTGGCTGACTCCCGAGCCGGTCCGCGCGCCGCGCCTGGCAGCGTTGCTGGAATGGATCCCGGCCAACCTTGGCGCCGATCTCTCGCTGGAAGCCCTGGCCGAACAGGCGTGCATGAGCCCGCGCACGCTCTCGCGGGTATTCATCAGCGAACTGGGCCTGGCGCCGGGCCGCTATGTCGAGAAAGTGCGCCTGGAGGCTGCGCGCGCCCTGCTGCAGGACGCCCAGGCGTCCATCGGCACGGTCGCCCGGCTGTGCGGCTTCGGCCACCCGGAGAACCTGCGCCGCACCTTCCACAAACACCTGTCGGTCAGCCCCCAGGAATACGCCGAACGCTTCGGCCTGCTCGCCGACGCCTGA
- a CDS encoding DUF1272 domain-containing protein codes for MLELRPNCECCDRDLPPESTDARICTYECTFCSDCAENVLGGSCPNCAGELLQRPRRPAAMLAKDPASTERVLKPGGCQR; via the coding sequence ATGCTCGAACTTCGCCCCAACTGCGAATGCTGCGACCGCGACCTGCCGCCAGAAAGCACGGACGCGCGCATCTGCACCTACGAATGCACTTTCTGCAGCGACTGCGCCGAGAACGTACTCGGCGGCAGCTGCCCGAACTGTGCGGGCGAGTTGCTGCAACGGCCGCGGCGCCCGGCGGCGATGCTGGCGAAGGACCCGGCCTCGACCGAACGGGTGCTCAAGCCCGGCGGCTGCCAGCGCTGA
- a CDS encoding MFS transporter, with amino-acid sequence MLLLRNAALRLLFLGQALYWSCSLIGITLTSLIGAQLAPLNSLATLPLALLVLGNLLAVQPLSLFMQRHGRRPGLMLGAACGVAGGLVCALGVQVGSFWLLCLGSLPIGAYQASAMYYRFAALEAVGETQKGRASAYVFGGGVLAALLAPSLALWSRNALPTPFVGAYLAIAVLALVGLLTMARLREGAAPRPARSSLAAMRELLGRPLVRAAIACSAAGHGLMILIMNATPLAMQFCGLPLKDSVSVIQWHILGMFLPAFVAGPLIDRIGSRRVALLGIAILAASAGIALSGLSTAHFLVSSLLLGLGWNLLLVAGTTLLGEGHSEAERGQAQGLMEQGNSLMAASMSLSSGALITSLGWSAVNLLVWPVLLLALTLLWPVWRRPLPEVSDAA; translated from the coding sequence ATGCTCCTGCTGCGCAATGCCGCCCTGCGGCTGCTGTTCCTCGGCCAGGCGCTGTACTGGTCCTGCTCGCTGATCGGCATCACCCTCACCTCGCTGATCGGCGCGCAACTCGCGCCGCTCAACAGCCTGGCTACCCTGCCGCTGGCCCTGCTGGTGCTTGGCAACCTGCTGGCGGTGCAGCCGCTGTCGCTGTTCATGCAGCGCCATGGCCGACGGCCGGGTCTGATGCTCGGCGCCGCCTGCGGGGTAGCCGGCGGGCTGGTCTGCGCCCTGGGTGTGCAAGTCGGTTCGTTCTGGCTGCTGTGCCTGGGCTCGCTGCCGATTGGTGCCTACCAGGCCTCAGCGATGTACTACCGCTTTGCCGCTCTGGAAGCGGTCGGCGAAACACAGAAAGGCCGTGCCAGCGCCTACGTGTTCGGCGGCGGTGTGCTGGCTGCGCTGCTCGCCCCGAGTCTCGCGCTCTGGTCGCGCAACGCCCTGCCGACGCCCTTCGTCGGCGCCTACCTGGCCATCGCCGTGCTTGCGCTGGTCGGCCTGCTGACCATGGCCCGGCTGCGCGAAGGCGCCGCCCCACGTCCGGCCCGCAGCAGCCTGGCGGCCATGCGCGAGCTGCTCGGCCGGCCGCTGGTGCGGGCCGCCATCGCCTGTTCCGCCGCCGGCCACGGGCTGATGATCCTGATCATGAACGCCACGCCCCTGGCCATGCAGTTCTGCGGCCTGCCGCTGAAGGACTCGGTGAGCGTGATCCAGTGGCACATCCTCGGCATGTTCCTCCCGGCCTTCGTCGCCGGCCCGCTGATCGACCGCATCGGCAGCCGCCGCGTGGCCCTGCTCGGCATCGCCATCCTCGCGGCCAGCGCCGGCATCGCCCTGAGCGGCCTGTCCACGGCGCACTTCCTGGTCAGCTCGCTGCTGCTCGGATTGGGCTGGAACCTGCTGCTGGTGGCCGGCACCACCCTGCTCGGCGAAGGCCACAGCGAGGCCGAACGCGGCCAGGCCCAGGGCCTGATGGAACAGGGCAACAGCCTGATGGCGGCGAGCATGTCGCTGAGCTCCGGCGCGCTCATCACCAGCCTCGGCTGGAGCGCGGTGAACCTGCTGGTCTGGCCGGTGCTGCTGCTCGCCCTGACGCTGCTCTGGCCGGTCTGGCGGCGCCCGCTACCGGAGGTATCGGACGCTGCCTGA
- a CDS encoding APC family permease, whose translation MARLKRTLSLGSVVLFGIAYMTPIIVLGTFGILAETTQGLVPSAYLVASVAMLFTALSYGRMAAAFPVAGSAYTYVRKSISPKLGFLAGWGVLLDYLFLPMAIWLIGAAYLHSAFPAVPQALWVLAFIGVTTAINVIGLNLAKSVNNVLMLVQFLVLAAFVVLAVHYVLGDPSKPLWSLQPFFKDGVQFPLIMSGAAIACYSFLGFDAVSTLTEETHEPRKNIPRAILLITLIGGFIFIAASYFVQLAHPSIEFQNADSAAYEIARNIGGDLFVSLFLIGLIVGQFTSGLSAQASASRLLFAMGRDGVLPKAFFGTLSERFGTPVGSIVLCSVVALLALEMDVTTSTSFINFGAFLAFSLVNLSVIFHYWIGGKQRGPRELVLFLVFPLIGLVADLWLMVSLDHLAIYLGLSWLTVGIIYLGLLTGGFRQQPPEMHFEEA comes from the coding sequence ATGGCTCGACTCAAGCGGACGCTGTCCCTGGGTTCGGTGGTGCTTTTCGGCATCGCCTACATGACCCCGATCATCGTGCTCGGCACCTTCGGCATCCTCGCCGAGACCACCCAGGGCCTGGTGCCCTCGGCCTACCTGGTCGCCTCGGTGGCCATGCTCTTCACCGCGCTCAGCTACGGGCGCATGGCCGCCGCCTTCCCGGTGGCCGGTTCGGCCTATACCTATGTGCGCAAGTCGATCAGCCCGAAACTGGGCTTCCTCGCCGGTTGGGGCGTGCTGCTCGACTACCTGTTCCTGCCCATGGCCATCTGGCTGATCGGCGCCGCCTACCTGCACTCGGCCTTCCCGGCGGTGCCGCAGGCGCTCTGGGTGCTGGCCTTCATCGGCGTGACCACGGCGATCAACGTGATCGGCCTGAACCTGGCCAAGAGCGTCAACAACGTGCTGATGCTGGTGCAGTTCCTGGTTCTCGCGGCCTTCGTCGTGTTGGCGGTGCATTACGTGCTGGGCGATCCGAGCAAGCCGCTGTGGTCGCTGCAGCCGTTCTTCAAGGACGGCGTACAGTTCCCGTTGATCATGAGCGGCGCGGCCATCGCCTGCTATTCGTTCCTCGGCTTCGACGCGGTCAGCACCCTCACCGAGGAAACCCATGAGCCGCGCAAGAACATCCCGCGCGCCATCCTGCTGATTACCCTGATCGGCGGCTTCATTTTCATCGCCGCCAGCTACTTCGTGCAGCTCGCGCACCCGTCCATCGAGTTCCAGAATGCCGACTCGGCGGCCTACGAGATCGCCCGCAACATCGGCGGCGACCTGTTCGTCAGCCTCTTCCTCATCGGCCTGATCGTCGGCCAGTTCACCTCCGGCCTGTCGGCCCAGGCCAGCGCCTCGCGCCTGCTGTTCGCCATGGGCCGCGACGGCGTGCTGCCCAAGGCCTTCTTCGGCACGCTGAGCGAGCGCTTCGGCACCCCGGTGGGCAGCATCGTGCTGTGCAGCGTGGTGGCCCTGCTGGCGCTGGAGATGGACGTGACCACCTCGACCTCGTTCATCAACTTCGGCGCCTTCCTGGCCTTCAGCCTGGTGAACCTGTCGGTGATCTTCCACTACTGGATCGGCGGCAAGCAGCGCGGCCCGCGCGAGCTGGTGCTGTTCCTGGTGTTCCCGCTGATTGGCCTGGTCGCCGACCTCTGGCTGATGGTCAGCCTCGACCACCTGGCGATCTACCTGGGCCTGTCCTGGCTGACCGTTGGCATCATTTACCTGGGCCTGCTGACCGGCGGTTTCCGCCAGCAGCCGCCGGAGATGCACTTCGAGGAAGCCTGA
- a CDS encoding carbon-nitrogen hydrolase family protein, giving the protein MKVELVQLAGRDGDVAWNLARTLEAIHACAADSQLVVFPETQLTGFPTQDNIAAVAEPIDGPSVQAVQRAAREKNISVVVGFAEAADGRFYNTTLLITPEGIALKYRKTHLWASDRGIFTPGDRYATCLWNGIRVGIVICFDIEFPESARALGQLGAELILVTNGNMDPYGPTHRTAIMGRAMENQAYAVMVNRVGEGDDGLVFAGGSAVVDPYGQLICEAGREECRQIVELDLERLQQARRDYSYLAERRFVLPGELREHADGRRELLIPG; this is encoded by the coding sequence ATGAAAGTCGAACTCGTGCAACTGGCCGGCCGTGATGGCGATGTGGCCTGGAACCTGGCCCGAACCCTGGAGGCGATCCACGCCTGTGCTGCCGACAGCCAGCTGGTGGTGTTCCCCGAGACCCAGCTGACCGGCTTCCCCACCCAGGACAACATCGCCGCGGTCGCCGAGCCCATCGACGGCCCGAGCGTGCAGGCCGTGCAGCGCGCCGCACGAGAGAAGAACATTTCCGTCGTCGTTGGCTTCGCCGAGGCCGCTGACGGGCGCTTCTACAACACCACGCTGCTGATCACCCCCGAAGGCATCGCCCTGAAGTACCGCAAGACGCACCTGTGGGCGTCGGACCGCGGCATCTTCACCCCCGGCGACCGCTACGCCACCTGCCTGTGGAACGGCATCCGCGTGGGCATCGTGATCTGCTTCGACATCGAATTCCCCGAGTCCGCCCGCGCCCTCGGCCAACTCGGCGCCGAGCTGATCCTGGTGACCAACGGCAACATGGACCCCTACGGCCCCACCCACCGCACCGCGATCATGGGCCGGGCCATGGAAAACCAGGCCTACGCGGTGATGGTCAACCGTGTCGGCGAAGGCGACGACGGCCTGGTATTCGCCGGCGGCAGCGCGGTGGTCGACCCGTACGGGCAGCTGATCTGCGAGGCCGGCCGCGAGGAATGCCGGCAGATCGTCGAGCTGGACCTGGAGCGCCTGCAACAGGCGCGCCGCGACTACAGCTACCTCGCCGAACGCCGCTTCGTCCTGCCGGGCGAGCTGCGCGAGCACGCCGATGGCCGCCGCGAGCTGCTGATTCCGGGCTGA